In Fibrobacter sp. UWB15, the following proteins share a genomic window:
- a CDS encoding HU family DNA-binding protein, whose amino-acid sequence MNKQDLIDAILANKEAGIESKAAAGRAVDAVLDGITAGIKKDGLVQLIGFGTFTVKERAARTGRNPQTGATIKIKASKTVSFKVGAGLKETAKKTKVAKK is encoded by the coding sequence ATGAATAAGCAAGATCTCATCGACGCCATCCTCGCTAACAAGGAAGCTGGCATTGAATCCAAGGCTGCCGCTGGCCGCGCTGTTGACGCCGTTCTCGACGGTATCACCGCTGGTATCAAGAAGGACGGTCTCGTTCAGCTGATCGGTTTCGGTACCTTCACTGTTAAGGAACGTGCTGCACGTACCGGCCGCAACCCGCAGACTGGTGCTACGATCAAGATCAAGGCTTCCAAGACTGTTTCCTTCAAGGTCGGTGCTGGCCTCAAGGAAACCGCTAAGAAGACCAAGGTTGCTAAGAAGTAA
- the carB gene encoding carbamoyl-phosphate synthase large subunit yields MKIEGIDKVLIIGSGPIVIGQACEFDYSGTQACKALREQGYKIVLVNSNPATIMTDPVMADATYIEPLNVARLTQIIEKERPQALLPNLGGQTGLNLASALSKAGVLDKYGVKVIGVNLDAIERGEDREIFKETMQKLGIDTPRSGICHSVEEAEKIVAEIGYPVVVRPAYTMGGAGGGFCYNVEELRTICSNGLELSMTHQCLIEESILGWEELEVEVVRDSKNQMIAICFIENIDPVGVHTGDSFCAAPFLTIDKKLEEELKEKAFKIVESIGVIGGTNVQFAHDPKTGRVVIIEINPRTSRSSALASKATGFPIALISAKLAAGLTLDQIPYWRDGSLEKYTPSGDYVVLKFARWAFEKFRGVDDCLGTQMKAVGEVMAIGKTYKETLQKAIRGLENGRSGLGFAKDFNKKSKEELLEMLKTPSSERHFQMYEALRKGATDEEIFASTYEKAYFVQQMRELVELEEEMLKTPGRLPSDELLIKAKKDGFSDKYIAKILGIREKDVRKKRTELGVVEGWCAVPVSGVKDQYYYYSTYNSKDESTASTNPKKIMILGGGPNRIGQGIEFDYCCCHAAMALREMGYETIMVNCNPETVSTDYDTSDKLYFEPVCLEDVLQIYHKEKPAGVIVQFGGQTPLNIARALSDEGVKILGTSIDSIDIAEDRDLFRKMMDQLGIPMPESGMATNIDEALACVKQIGGYPVMIRPSFVLGGRGMEVIYDENMLREYVAKAVGVTPDRPLLIDRFLHNALECEADALSDGEHVYIPSVMEHVELAGVHSGDSACIIPPVTITKENLATIKDYTRKIAEALHVCGLMNMQYAIEDGKVFVLEANPRASRTVPLVSKVCNTQMARLATRLMLGAKLEDLKLKDKKFNHHGAKEAVFPFDKFPKVDPVLGPEMRSTGEVLGLSDDYALAYYKSQEAAGSFLPNEGAVLISLSDKVNLSEQAIEIGKEFQKLGFKIYATEGTAKFYEAAGVKCEVVNKIAEGRPNVLDIILNKQVNLIINTPWAKRDAIKDESAIRKAAIKYKVPYITTLAGAYNTVKGIAAARNGHGAVKSLQEYHASIEEV; encoded by the coding sequence ATGAAGATTGAAGGCATCGACAAAGTCCTTATCATCGGTTCTGGCCCGATCGTGATCGGTCAGGCTTGCGAATTCGACTATTCCGGCACCCAGGCTTGCAAGGCCCTGCGCGAACAGGGTTACAAGATTGTGCTCGTGAACTCCAACCCGGCTACCATCATGACAGACCCGGTCATGGCCGATGCCACTTACATCGAACCGCTGAACGTCGCCCGCCTCACCCAGATTATCGAAAAGGAACGCCCGCAGGCCCTCCTCCCGAACTTGGGCGGTCAGACCGGCCTGAACCTCGCCTCTGCCCTGAGCAAGGCTGGCGTGCTGGACAAGTACGGCGTGAAGGTCATCGGTGTGAACCTCGACGCTATCGAACGCGGCGAAGACCGTGAAATCTTCAAGGAAACCATGCAGAAGCTCGGCATCGACACTCCGCGCTCTGGCATTTGCCACTCCGTGGAAGAAGCCGAAAAGATCGTTGCAGAAATCGGCTACCCGGTGGTGGTTCGCCCGGCATACACCATGGGCGGTGCAGGCGGCGGTTTCTGCTACAACGTGGAAGAACTCCGCACCATTTGCAGTAACGGTCTTGAACTCTCCATGACGCACCAGTGCCTCATCGAAGAATCCATTCTCGGTTGGGAAGAACTCGAAGTTGAAGTGGTCCGCGATTCCAAGAACCAGATGATTGCCATCTGCTTCATCGAAAACATCGACCCGGTGGGCGTGCATACCGGCGACTCCTTCTGCGCAGCCCCGTTCCTCACCATTGACAAGAAGCTCGAAGAAGAACTGAAGGAAAAGGCCTTCAAGATTGTGGAATCCATCGGCGTGATTGGCGGTACCAACGTGCAGTTCGCTCACGACCCGAAGACGGGCCGCGTGGTGATTATCGAAATCAACCCGCGTACCAGCCGCTCTTCTGCCCTTGCTTCCAAGGCTACCGGCTTCCCGATCGCCCTCATTTCTGCAAAGCTCGCCGCAGGCCTCACCCTCGACCAGATTCCGTACTGGCGCGACGGAAGCCTCGAAAAGTACACCCCGAGCGGTGACTACGTTGTGCTCAAGTTCGCTCGCTGGGCATTCGAAAAGTTCCGCGGCGTCGATGACTGCCTCGGCACCCAGATGAAGGCCGTGGGCGAAGTCATGGCTATCGGCAAGACCTACAAGGAAACCCTCCAGAAGGCTATCCGCGGCCTCGAAAACGGTCGTTCCGGCCTCGGCTTTGCCAAGGACTTCAACAAGAAGAGCAAGGAAGAACTCCTTGAAATGCTCAAGACCCCGAGCTCCGAACGTCACTTCCAGATGTACGAAGCCCTCCGTAAGGGTGCAACCGATGAAGAAATCTTCGCTTCCACCTACGAAAAGGCTTACTTCGTGCAGCAGATGCGCGAACTCGTGGAACTCGAAGAAGAAATGCTCAAGACTCCGGGTCGCCTGCCTTCCGATGAACTCCTCATCAAGGCCAAGAAGGACGGCTTCAGCGACAAGTACATCGCCAAGATTCTCGGCATCCGCGAAAAGGATGTGCGCAAGAAGCGTACGGAACTCGGCGTGGTCGAAGGCTGGTGTGCCGTGCCGGTGAGCGGCGTGAAGGACCAGTACTACTACTACAGCACCTACAACAGCAAGGACGAATCTACCGCTTCCACCAACCCGAAGAAGATTATGATTCTCGGCGGTGGCCCGAACAGAATCGGCCAGGGCATCGAATTCGACTACTGCTGCTGCCACGCTGCCATGGCCCTCCGCGAAATGGGTTACGAAACCATCATGGTGAACTGCAACCCGGAAACGGTTTCTACCGACTACGATACCTCCGACAAGCTGTACTTCGAACCGGTCTGCCTCGAAGACGTTCTCCAGATTTACCACAAGGAAAAGCCGGCTGGCGTCATCGTGCAGTTCGGTGGCCAGACTCCGCTGAACATCGCCCGCGCTTTGAGCGACGAAGGTGTCAAGATTCTCGGTACGAGCATCGATTCCATCGACATCGCCGAAGACCGTGACCTGTTCCGCAAGATGATGGACCAGCTCGGCATCCCGATGCCGGAAAGCGGCATGGCCACGAACATCGACGAAGCCCTCGCTTGCGTCAAGCAGATTGGCGGCTACCCGGTGATGATCCGCCCGAGCTTCGTGCTTGGCGGCCGCGGCATGGAAGTTATCTACGACGAGAACATGCTCCGCGAATACGTGGCGAAGGCCGTGGGCGTGACCCCGGACCGTCCGCTCCTCATCGACCGCTTCCTCCACAACGCTCTCGAATGCGAAGCCGACGCCCTCTCCGACGGCGAACACGTTTACATCCCGTCCGTGATGGAACACGTGGAACTTGCCGGTGTCCACTCCGGTGACTCCGCCTGCATCATCCCACCGGTGACCATCACCAAGGAAAACTTGGCAACCATCAAGGATTACACTCGCAAGATTGCAGAAGCCCTCCACGTTTGCGGCCTCATGAACATGCAGTACGCCATTGAAGATGGCAAGGTGTTCGTCCTCGAAGCAAACCCGCGCGCATCCCGCACGGTGCCGCTGGTCTCTAAGGTTTGCAATACCCAGATGGCCCGTCTCGCTACCCGCCTGATGCTCGGTGCCAAGCTCGAAGACCTCAAGCTCAAGGATAAGAAGTTCAACCACCACGGCGCCAAGGAAGCGGTGTTCCCCTTCGACAAGTTCCCGAAGGTGGACCCGGTTCTCGGTCCCGAAATGCGCTCCACCGGCGAAGTGCTCGGCCTCTCCGACGACTACGCCCTCGCTTACTACAAGAGCCAGGAAGCCGCAGGTTCCTTCCTCCCGAACGAAGGCGCCGTGCTGATTAGCTTGTCCGATAAGGTTAACTTGTCTGAACAGGCCATCGAAATCGGTAAGGAATTCCAGAAGCTCGGCTTCAAGATTTACGCTACCGAAGGTACCGCCAAGTTCTACGAAGCCGCCGGCGTCAAGTGCGAAGTGGTGAACAAGATTGCCGAAGGCCGCCCCAACGTCCTCGACATCATCCTGAACAAGCAGGTGAACCTCATCATCAACACGCCGTGGGCAAAGCGCGACGCCATCAAGGACGAAAGCGCCATCCGCAAGGCCGCCATCAAGTACAAGGTTCCTTACATCACGACCCTCGCCGGTGCGTACAACACCGTGAAGGGCATCGCCGCCGCTCGTAACGGACATGGTGCAGTGAAGAGCCTGCAAGAGTACCATGCTTCTATTGAAGAAGTGTAG
- the bioB gene encoding biotin synthase BioB, with translation MSFIQELKEKVLGGYEINREEAIKLLGENLNELTKAANEIREKFHGNDFDFCSIVNARSGRCSENCKYCAQSSYYHTGAPEYKLLSADEIVADAKKKEAAGIPRYSIVTSGRTLSNRDVEQISEAIRRLKKETKLSVCLSAGLLNREQFDKLKEAGLTRFHNNLETYRRHFPDVCTTHTYDDKIGALQNALAAGLEICSGGIMGLGETMEDRIDMCLDLRKLGVKSTPVNVLNAIPGTPYENLPKLTNDEFCRIVAIYRFINPKAFIRLAGGRGVLGDDGKRAFKSGANAAITDDMLTTAGVNSCKDFELVKGLGFTPHGFIG, from the coding sequence ATGTCTTTTATCCAGGAACTTAAGGAAAAGGTTTTAGGCGGTTACGAAATCAACCGCGAAGAAGCAATCAAGCTTTTAGGTGAAAACCTCAACGAACTCACGAAAGCCGCCAACGAAATCCGCGAAAAATTCCACGGCAACGACTTTGACTTCTGCTCGATCGTGAACGCCCGCAGCGGCCGCTGCTCCGAAAACTGCAAGTACTGCGCCCAGAGCAGCTACTACCACACCGGAGCCCCCGAATACAAGCTTCTCAGCGCCGACGAAATCGTTGCTGACGCGAAGAAGAAAGAAGCCGCAGGCATTCCGCGTTACTCCATAGTCACCTCAGGCCGCACGCTCTCGAACCGCGACGTGGAACAGATCAGCGAAGCCATTCGCCGCCTCAAGAAAGAAACCAAACTTTCCGTATGCCTTTCGGCAGGACTCTTGAACAGAGAACAGTTCGACAAGCTCAAAGAAGCAGGCCTCACTCGCTTCCACAACAACCTGGAAACTTACCGCAGGCACTTCCCCGACGTGTGCACCACACATACCTACGACGACAAAATCGGCGCACTCCAGAACGCACTTGCCGCAGGTCTTGAAATCTGCAGCGGCGGCATCATGGGCCTCGGCGAAACCATGGAAGACCGAATCGACATGTGCCTCGATCTCCGCAAACTCGGCGTCAAGTCCACACCGGTGAATGTGTTGAACGCCATCCCGGGCACGCCCTACGAGAACCTCCCGAAACTCACGAACGATGAATTCTGCCGCATCGTGGCCATTTACCGATTTATCAACCCGAAGGCATTCATCCGCCTCGCGGGCGGCCGCGGCGTCTTGGGCGACGACGGCAAGCGCGCCTTCAAGAGCGGCGCAAACGCAGCCATCACCGACGACATGCTCACCACCGCCGGTGTCAACAGCTGCAAGGACTTCGAGCTGGTGAAAGGGCTCGGCTTTACCCCGCACGGGTTTATCGGTTAG
- the argF gene encoding ornithine carbamoyltransferase, which yields MIDRNKHFLRLMDWSEEKILETIEIASRLKAEVHAGKVSDRLHGQNIAMFFEKPSLRTITTFQVGMNQLGGHAVLLAPDSIGLGKRESVKDVARCLSRWVNAIVVRCFKQDLVEQLAEYGSVPVVNALTDDYHPCQAIAFAQMIKENLGGFKNADGKPKTVAFIGDGNNVANSFLALASKVGMNFTLACPKGFEQPAKVVEEAQEGLKKHGCQYRVFHDPKEAVKDADILYSDVWVSMGQEGEKATKQSHFLPFQINDELLKLAPAHCKVSHCLPAHRGEEITDSVMDNLNVNMSFEEAENRLHAHKAVLWQVMPPFAK from the coding sequence ATGATTGATCGCAACAAGCACTTCCTCCGCCTCATGGACTGGAGCGAAGAAAAAATCCTGGAAACTATCGAAATCGCTTCTCGCCTGAAGGCAGAAGTCCACGCCGGCAAGGTGTCTGACCGTCTGCATGGCCAGAACATCGCCATGTTCTTCGAAAAGCCCTCGCTGCGAACTATCACCACATTCCAGGTGGGCATGAACCAGCTCGGCGGCCACGCCGTGTTGCTCGCACCCGATTCCATTGGCCTTGGCAAGCGCGAAAGCGTCAAGGACGTCGCCCGCTGCCTCAGCCGCTGGGTAAACGCCATCGTAGTCCGCTGCTTCAAGCAGGACCTGGTGGAACAGCTCGCCGAATACGGCAGCGTCCCCGTTGTGAACGCCTTGACCGACGACTACCACCCGTGCCAGGCAATCGCATTCGCCCAGATGATCAAGGAAAACCTCGGCGGATTCAAGAATGCCGACGGTAAGCCGAAGACCGTCGCCTTCATCGGTGACGGCAACAATGTGGCCAACTCGTTCCTCGCCCTCGCCTCCAAGGTGGGCATGAACTTCACGCTCGCCTGCCCGAAGGGCTTTGAACAGCCCGCCAAGGTGGTCGAAGAAGCTCAAGAAGGCTTGAAGAAACACGGCTGCCAGTACCGCGTATTCCACGATCCGAAGGAAGCCGTCAAAGACGCCGACATTCTCTATAGCGACGTGTGGGTCTCCATGGGTCAGGAAGGCGAAAAGGCCACCAAGCAGTCTCACTTCTTGCCGTTCCAGATCAACGACGAACTCCTGAAGCTCGCTCCGGCTCACTGCAAGGTCAGCCACTGCCTGCCGGCTCACCGCGGCGAAGAAATCACGGACTCCGTGATGGACAACCTCAACGTGAACATGAGCTTCGAAGAAGCCGAAAACCGCTTGCACGCTCATAAAGCCGTATTATGGCAAGTGATGCCTCCGTTCGCTAAATAA
- a CDS encoding Na+/H+ antiporter NhaC family protein, producing MEQQAVEALSFFHGTFWALVPSIVAIVLALITKEAYSSLFIGVLIGGLFISQGSFPGFLDAVFKNGMVKQVSDPWNVGILFFLVMLGAMVALMNKSGAAAAFGNWAKLHIKTKVGAQIATIVLGILIFVDDYFNCLTVGSVMRPVTDKFKISHEKLSYLIDATAAPICIIAPVSSWAAAVTGFVEGEDGLGLFVKAIPFNFYALLTIVALFALVLLKVDFGPMRRSESAADIITAKMDEMNVEQARGTVLDLIFPIVVLIIFCVAGLVYTGGFFSSGEAHKGFVEAFGASDASVGLVLGSFGAFFLTVVWYMGRRVLKINKCLECLPEGFKAMVPAIIILVLAWSLKGVTDTLGAKDYVAGIVSGSAVTLMNFMPAIIFLVAIGLAFSTGTSWGTFGILIPIVVAAFSSVDPGLMIISISACMAGAVCGDHISPISDTTIMASAGAECNHVSHVKTQLPYALCVASISFVSYIIAGFTRSALLSLFVGVVLVVGGLLFVKKRRGSGRKKKFSLKKLLAPKKPAKKKASA from the coding sequence ATGGAACAGCAAGCTGTAGAAGCGTTGTCCTTTTTTCATGGCACTTTTTGGGCGTTAGTCCCCTCTATTGTGGCGATCGTCCTAGCCCTCATTACCAAAGAAGCCTATTCGTCGTTGTTTATCGGCGTCCTTATCGGGGGGCTTTTCATTAGTCAGGGGAGTTTTCCCGGATTTTTGGATGCGGTATTCAAGAACGGAATGGTCAAACAGGTGTCGGACCCGTGGAATGTGGGTATTCTGTTTTTCTTGGTGATGCTTGGCGCAATGGTTGCCCTCATGAATAAGTCGGGGGCTGCGGCGGCGTTTGGAAACTGGGCGAAGTTACATATCAAAACTAAAGTTGGTGCGCAAATAGCGACGATAGTTCTTGGTATCTTGATTTTTGTGGACGATTATTTCAACTGCCTTACGGTGGGCAGCGTGATGCGTCCGGTTACGGATAAATTTAAGATCAGCCATGAAAAACTCTCCTACTTGATCGATGCAACTGCGGCTCCGATTTGTATTATCGCACCGGTGAGTTCCTGGGCGGCTGCGGTAACGGGCTTTGTCGAAGGCGAAGATGGTCTTGGTCTTTTTGTGAAAGCGATTCCGTTCAATTTCTATGCTTTACTGACGATTGTGGCACTTTTTGCCCTTGTTCTTTTGAAGGTCGATTTTGGGCCGATGAGAAGGAGCGAATCGGCTGCAGACATAATTACGGCCAAGATGGATGAAATGAATGTCGAGCAAGCCCGTGGAACGGTTCTCGATTTGATTTTCCCGATAGTGGTGCTGATCATCTTCTGCGTGGCGGGCTTGGTTTATACGGGAGGCTTCTTTTCGAGTGGAGAGGCTCACAAGGGTTTTGTCGAAGCCTTTGGCGCAAGCGATGCTTCGGTGGGACTTGTGCTTGGCAGCTTTGGTGCATTCTTTCTGACCGTGGTTTGGTACATGGGTCGCCGGGTTTTGAAAATCAACAAGTGCCTGGAATGTTTGCCTGAAGGTTTCAAGGCGATGGTCCCTGCAATCATTATCCTTGTGCTTGCCTGGAGTCTGAAGGGCGTTACCGATACGCTTGGCGCAAAGGACTATGTGGCGGGAATCGTTTCGGGAAGTGCTGTAACTTTAATGAACTTTATGCCGGCTATCATCTTTTTGGTGGCAATCGGTCTTGCTTTTTCGACAGGAACTTCGTGGGGTACGTTTGGCATCTTGATTCCGATTGTGGTGGCCGCGTTCTCTAGCGTTGATCCTGGTCTCATGATTATTTCGATTTCCGCTTGCATGGCGGGTGCCGTTTGCGGTGACCATATTTCACCCATTTCGGATACGACAATCATGGCAAGCGCAGGCGCTGAATGTAACCATGTGAGCCATGTGAAAACGCAGCTGCCTTACGCCTTGTGCGTGGCGTCGATAAGTTTTGTCAGCTATATTATCGCAGGGTTCACTCGCAGTGCGTTGCTCTCGCTTTTTGTGGGTGTCGTGCTGGTTGTGGGCGGTTTGTTGTTTGTGAAAAAGCGCCGTGGATCTGGCCGCAAGAAAAAGTTCTCGCTCAAGAAATTACTTGCCCCTAAAAAGCCTGCAAAAAAGAAAGCTAGCGCCTAA
- a CDS encoding DMT family transporter: MASFGYTLLLVLTAAIWGSGFVAQIEGNAFGPFTFSCIRCFIAAGFLALTFKILDIFGKSPRRPHNREERILHWKAGFFCGLALCTAMNLQQLGMYLGTSAGKSGFLTACYIVLVPVVRLILGHRISAKTWACVVITTFGLYLLCIKDGFSLELSDGVSLLCALAFSIHILVIDKFVNKVDPIRVSAIQFLTIGVLTAPLMIVFDMKFPVMDFSTIAAALVNPRAVAGLCFAAFCSSGIAYTLQIVAQDKVTPTIASLTMSLESVFAVFAGWAVLGEQLSAREICGCAIMMVAIVFAQLRR; encoded by the coding sequence TTGGCAAGCTTCGGTTACACTCTTTTACTCGTTCTAACCGCCGCCATCTGGGGGTCGGGCTTTGTAGCCCAAATTGAGGGCAACGCCTTCGGGCCGTTCACCTTTTCGTGCATACGCTGCTTTATCGCGGCAGGCTTTTTGGCCCTGACTTTCAAGATTCTTGACATTTTCGGCAAAAGTCCGCGCAGGCCACACAACCGCGAAGAGCGGATTCTACACTGGAAAGCCGGATTCTTTTGCGGGCTCGCCTTATGCACGGCCATGAACTTGCAACAGCTGGGAATGTATCTCGGCACCTCCGCCGGAAAGTCCGGATTCCTCACAGCATGCTACATCGTACTTGTGCCCGTTGTAAGATTAATCCTCGGTCATCGCATTTCGGCAAAGACGTGGGCTTGCGTCGTCATCACGACCTTCGGGCTTTACCTGCTCTGCATCAAGGACGGTTTTTCGCTGGAACTTTCGGATGGTGTTTCGCTGCTGTGCGCTCTCGCCTTTTCAATCCATATTTTGGTCATCGACAAGTTCGTGAACAAAGTCGACCCGATTCGAGTTTCGGCGATTCAGTTCCTCACTATCGGCGTTTTGACGGCACCGCTCATGATTGTTTTCGACATGAAATTCCCTGTTATGGACTTTAGCACGATTGCTGCCGCGCTTGTCAATCCAAGAGCAGTTGCGGGCCTCTGCTTTGCCGCCTTCTGCTCTAGCGGAATCGCCTACACGCTACAGATTGTTGCTCAAGACAAAGTAACCCCCACCATCGCCTCGCTTACGATGAGTCTAGAATCGGTATTCGCCGTATTTGCGGGCTGGGCAGTTCTAGGGGAACAACTTTCAGCCCGCGAAATCTGCGGTTGCGCCATCATGATGGTCGCCATCGTTTTCGCACAACTTAGGCGCTAG
- a CDS encoding glycogen synthase: MNILVVSPEAGNWRKTSPLATAVNRMTDAFASAGTTVLTCSPFFRNLMVDVDSYSCVYSGVEKLQGKPYEIWVSEKDPLHTYIYNEEYFGRPYVYGPPQSAPYSDNHIRFAFLASAALAYAEETKFECNAILGHEWGGALAGALAKTTYQAFASKIPFFFTVHNITYDFHIPSSEIEKIGLPRKDYNMDGYEFWGKVSLLKVGILYATKVLFPSPGYRDAMLNTNLPGGISGFLNRNADKLIGVQFGVSYQVWDFNKDNLPIKEAKAKARAQLQSQLGVDFDGKLVLYVHLDEEAGNTSETLATILSDIARLDIFIIVGISSRNGEWTYYQDFAKQYPDTMYVQDLDSELQDSTIQLRDTLAGSDALFAANLREPSSSIILKAMAAGTLPVTGRTVGVSTMLTHYSLETAGEANAFLADDANAPHQMLRCVKDAVNVYKTEVADWDKCVVNAYSGFHYEWCRTISKYLLIFGELGL; the protein is encoded by the coding sequence ATGAACATCCTTGTCGTAAGCCCCGAGGCCGGAAACTGGCGAAAAACCAGCCCTCTGGCAACTGCGGTTAACCGCATGACCGACGCTTTTGCAAGCGCCGGAACTACGGTTCTTACCTGTTCTCCGTTCTTCAGGAACCTCATGGTTGACGTAGACAGCTACAGCTGCGTTTACAGCGGCGTCGAAAAGCTGCAGGGCAAGCCCTACGAAATCTGGGTTTCCGAAAAGGACCCCCTCCACACCTATATCTACAATGAAGAATACTTCGGCAGGCCCTATGTTTATGGGCCTCCCCAGAGCGCTCCGTATTCGGACAACCATATCCGGTTCGCATTCCTTGCATCGGCCGCTCTAGCCTATGCCGAAGAGACAAAATTTGAATGCAACGCCATTCTTGGCCACGAATGGGGCGGCGCCCTCGCCGGCGCCCTCGCAAAGACCACCTACCAGGCCTTCGCAAGCAAGATTCCGTTCTTCTTTACCGTCCACAACATCACCTACGACTTCCATATTCCTTCCAGCGAAATCGAAAAGATCGGTCTTCCCCGCAAGGATTACAATATGGACGGCTACGAGTTCTGGGGTAAAGTCAGCCTGCTCAAGGTGGGAATTCTGTACGCCACCAAGGTGCTGTTCCCCTCGCCCGGCTACCGCGACGCCATGCTGAACACCAACCTGCCCGGTGGCATCAGCGGATTCTTGAACAGGAACGCCGACAAGCTCATCGGCGTACAATTCGGCGTCAGCTACCAAGTCTGGGACTTCAACAAGGACAACCTCCCCATCAAGGAAGCCAAGGCAAAAGCCCGCGCACAGTTGCAATCTCAGCTGGGCGTAGACTTCGACGGCAAGTTGGTTCTTTACGTGCACCTGGACGAAGAAGCGGGCAACACCTCTGAAACCTTGGCCACCATCCTTTCGGACATCGCGCGTCTTGACATATTCATTATCGTAGGCATTTCGTCCAGAAACGGAGAATGGACCTACTACCAGGATTTCGCCAAGCAGTATCCAGACACCATGTACGTCCAGGATTTGGATTCTGAACTGCAAGACAGCACCATACAACTGCGCGACACCCTCGCCGGCTCCGACGCCCTCTTCGCAGCGAACCTCCGCGAGCCTTCGTCTTCGATTATCCTTAAAGCCATGGCTGCAGGAACGCTCCCCGTTACCGGGCGCACCGTAGGCGTATCTACGATGCTCACCCACTATTCCCTGGAAACCGCCGGCGAAGCAAACGCATTCTTGGCAGACGACGCCAACGCGCCACACCAAATGCTGCGTTGTGTAAAAGACGCCGTAAACGTCTACAAGACCGAAGTGGCCGACTGGGACAAGTGCGTCGTAAACGCATACAGCGGATTCCATTACGAATGGTGCAGGACTATCTCCAAATACCTGCTCATTTTCGGCGAATTGGGACTTTAG
- a CDS encoding outer membrane lipoprotein carrier protein LolA produces the protein MFKRMSFIRLFVIYALLALQSAFAISADEAMEKSKAWFKSGKAWKLEFKVQVFYADSPDIASQNGKLLVAEGDRFVLDMAGIKFYSDGEDLWQHNVDQKQVLIKSVEDLSSSLHPSELLFKYLNCKAKEISEGEFNKQKMWVLKLDPSKYAGQFTQMEVWLSQKDFSPKRLYTVDPTGNGSWYNIVNLSVVKSWKPEDFKYKPIKGVDEIDMR, from the coding sequence ATGTTCAAACGCATGAGTTTTATTAGGCTGTTTGTAATTTATGCCCTGTTGGCATTGCAGAGTGCTTTCGCTATTTCGGCAGACGAAGCTATGGAAAAATCCAAGGCTTGGTTCAAGTCGGGAAAAGCTTGGAAGCTTGAATTCAAGGTGCAGGTTTTTTATGCGGATTCCCCGGACATCGCTTCTCAAAATGGAAAACTCCTGGTCGCTGAAGGGGACCGTTTTGTATTGGATATGGCTGGCATCAAGTTTTACAGCGATGGCGAGGACTTGTGGCAGCACAATGTGGATCAGAAGCAAGTGCTTATTAAGTCGGTGGAAGATTTGTCTAGTTCCCTACACCCTTCAGAACTCTTGTTCAAGTACCTGAACTGCAAGGCGAAGGAAATTTCGGAAGGCGAATTCAACAAGCAGAAAATGTGGGTGCTTAAACTGGATCCGTCCAAGTATGCCGGGCAGTTTACCCAGATGGAAGTGTGGCTTTCGCAAAAGGATTTTTCTCCGAAGCGTCTTTATACGGTCGATCCTACCGGAAACGGTTCCTGGTACAATATCGTGAACCTTTCGGTGGTCAAGTCCTGGAAGCCGGAAGACTTCAAGTATAAGCCTATCAAGGGCGTTGACGAAATTGACATGCGGTAA